Proteins from a single region of Electrophorus electricus isolate fEleEle1 chromosome 5, fEleEle1.pri, whole genome shotgun sequence:
- the LOC113568630 gene encoding protein FAM111A-like, with product MENFCKQEADETRLGKDAALMKPENDGHVFKFYYEPKTYVLTCKTSMTVLEALLKNSSFKQFYDKNEQKYVVIRREETPRGAVTSDFPCCLINENEVLDITFIKTDKNSSTTNQTTITQSLMSNPHNFVTFNIKTKGGKGIKKLMKIKELKRQEVEYVCVYAIKGEKLSKALKRDGRFVIYNKRCALSDQDNKDITNMSNTVDHLHGKHFQVIVLDNQPPSQNSSQEIDPVKNEPCDVSENPNSTQSENVGAVSTQEQIRPLKEERSNVTQIQVQKIPGTEEILNLLRDQFKGLLEKLKEREGLRNPAEVQRFYRQEYDKSAQSFTEIKRVKQLMKLSDSVCKIKVEGSERGTGFLLFDRFILTNAHVVGFINPMTQKLANSITAVFEDLDTEERMDTEERMDTEERTPVEKRIPEKKRIPEKRIPVELPVNKTLVSYYYGKNDMGLHLDFALLELSSEAKLPDCPELLSSYSATPSRGGICIVGHPGCGIKRMDPCFIIPKEDVHSSADRHVAENKDCIHVITQQCLKEKLKVQASQISYDSCFFHGSSGSPVFDEFCHLIGVHTGGYVYEGAGGKMRSMMEYAFPMLPILVCIITQCRQSGRSDVIQHFESQKNTKYVLCLANKQNQVI from the exons ATGGAAAATTTCTGTAAGCAGGAGGCAGATGAGACACGGCTAGGAAAGGATGCTGCCCTGATG AAACCTGAAAATGATGGACATGTTTTCAAGTTCTATTATGAACCAAAAACATATGTATTAACCTGTAAGACATCTATGACTGTACTGGAGGCTCTTTTAAAAAACTCAtcttttaaacagttttatgaTAAAAATGAGCAGAAGTATGTGGTGATCCGTAGAGAGGAAACACCCAGAGGAGCTGTGACCTCAGACTTCCCCTGCTGTCTGATTAATGAGAATGAGGTTCTGGACATAACCTTcattaaaacagacaaaaacagcagtACAACAAACCAAACCACTATCACCCAGTCACTTATGAGTAACCCTCACAACTTTGTTACCtttaacatcaaaacaaaaggtGGCAAAGGTATAAAAAAACTGATGAAAATCAAGGAACTGAAAAGGCAAGAGGtagaatatgtttgtgtatatgccaTCAAAGGAGAAAAGCTGAGCAAAGCTCTTAAGCGTGATGGGAGgtttgtcatatataataagCGCTGTGCTCTCTCTGACCAGGACAATAAGGACATCACCAACATGTCAAACACTGTCGACCATCTGCATGGAAAACATTTCCAGGTTATTGTTCTAGACAACCAGCCACCTAGTCAGAATTCTAGTCAAGAGATTGACCCAGTGAAGAATGAACCTTGTGACGTGTCTGAAAATCCTAATAGTACTCAGTCAGAAAATGTAGGTGCTGTTAGCACTCAAGAGCAGATTCGTCCGCTGAAAGAGGAGAGATCAAACGTAACCCAAATCCAAGTTCAGAAAATCCCAGGCACAGAAGAGATCCTGAATCTTCTGCGAGATCAGTTCAAAGGTTTGTTGGAGAAGCTGAAAGAGCGAGAGGGGCTCAGAAATCCTGCTGAGGTGCAGAGGTTCTACAGACAGGAGTACGACAAAAGCGCCCAGAGTTTCACTGAGATAAAGAGAGTAAAACAGTTAATGAAACTGTCTGACTCTGTCTGCAAGATCAAGGTGGAAGGATCTGAAAGAGGAACTGGATTTCTGCTGTTTGACAGGTTCATCCTCACTAATGCACATGTTGTTGGGTTCATTAACCCAATGACTCAAAAGCTGGCAAACAGCATAACTGCTGTATTTGAGGATTtggacacagaggagagaatggacacagaggagagaatggacacagaggagagaacaCCAGTGGAGAAGAGAATACCAGAGAAGAAGAGAATACCAGAGAAGAGAATACCAGTGGAACTACCAGTGAATAAGACCCTAGTTTCCTACTATTATGGGAAGAATGACATGGGGCTGCATCTGGACTTTGCACTGCTGGAACTGAGCAGTGAAGCAAAACTTCCTGATTGTCCTGAGTTGCTTAGCAGTTATAGTGCCACTCCCTCTAGGGGTGGGATCTGCATAGTTGGACACCCTGGATGCGGAATTAAGAGAATGGACCCCTGTTTCATAATTCCAAAAGAGGATGTTCATTCTTCTGCAGACAGACATGTTGCTGAGAACAAAGACTGCATTCATGTCATAACACAGCAGTGTCTTAAAGAGAAGTTGAAAGTTCAAGCTTCCCAGATCAGTTATGATTCCTGTTTCTTCCATGGATCATCTGGCTCTCCAGTCTTTGATGAGTTCTGCCATCTGATTGGTGTTCACACTGGTGGCTATGTTTACGAAGGAGCAGGAGGGAAGATGAGGAGTATGATGGAGTATGCCTTCCCCATGCTGCCCATTCTGGTGTGTATCATCACACAGTGCAGGCAGTCAGGAAGATCTGATGTTATTCAACACTTTGAGTCTCAGAAAAACACGAAATATGTGCTTTGTTTGGCAAATAAACAGAATCAAGTCATTTAG
- the LOC113568374 gene encoding NACHT, LRR and PYD domains-containing protein 3-like, with protein MANIKEQLLFTLNELETEDLTLFQWHLKNAVEGFPAIPKSKLEKSNRPDTVDKMVQKYGPDGAVEITLIILKKMNHNQLAKTLRTKHSENKAGGDKCEESTAKSPAAGGKSDISSRMKKQYMEKLEKLCEEAPLECDRVPIKDTYTEVYMIKGCTGGVNTKHEVRQLEEFYPKTEETPVTLSDLFKIQSTENKRGTKVLTLGIAGVGKTVSVHKFILDWAEEKCNQDIDFIMYLPFRELNLIKDEMYSLSELLLYFHQELHAEDEKEILNEKHKLLFILDGLDESRIPLDLPQKKVSNMNEKTTLDKLITNLINGELLPSALLWVTSRPAAVSKINYQYFNPVTEIRGFNDLQKKEYFRKRIRDEDQASTVLSHIKTARSLHILCHIPVFCRISATVLQKMLKDGTDMKNSPTTLTEMYLHFLLFLTDQKTKKYNTKQSTDNAVPSELKRAEMLDIMKLGMLAFLQLQKGWLLFYENDLKECGIDVHEALVYSGICTQIFKQGVKIYSFVHLSFQEFLAAVFVFLTFRDEGNPLLKTLLEKIIWKLKHRLCDLLKTAVDKAMTSENGHLDLFLRFLLGLSLESNQKLLKSLHPELDIKEECLEETVNYIKKIITETKSFEKTINLFHCLSELKDNSLTSEIQNFLNSGDLSTQTLSSAQSSALVFVLLMSEEIQEKFQLKKFRPSDKGLRELLPVLKNTRHGLLSGCGLTEESCKSLTSVLQTENSTLRELEMNNNDLQDSGVEQLCAGLKSSHCNLEILRLSGCGFTEESCKSLKSVLQTENSTLRELEMNNNNLQDSGVEQLCAGLKSSHCKLGILRLSGCMVTEKGCSSLASALRSNPSHLKELDLTYNHPGESGVNLLSARLEDPHCRLDTLRLEYAGKIRIKPGLRKYACDLTLDPNTAHRCLFLSEGNRKVTCVLEQQPYPHHPERFDEWKQVVCRESLTGRCYWEAEWSQGLWDGISVTYKGIRRKGDSSDCVFGCSVKSWCLFCSNNSYSACHNNKETVISAPPCSSNRVGVYLDWAAGTLSFYSVSHTHTLTHLHTFHSTFTEPLYAGFRVWYPDCSVCVCELE; from the exons GTGGAGACAAATGTGAAGAGTCGACTGCTAAGAGTCCAGCAG CTGGAGGAAAAAGTGATATCAGTAGCCGAATGAAAAAACAATATATGGAAAAATTAGAGAAGTTGTGTGAGGAGGCTCCACTAGAATGTGATCGTGTGCCTATAAAAGACACTTACACTGAAGTTTACATGATCAAAGGATGCACAGGAGGAGTGAACACAAAGCACGAAGTGAGACAGTTGGAGGAATTTTACcccaaaacagaagaaacaccAGTCACACTCAGTGACCTCTTCAAAATACAGTCTACTGAAAACAAGCGTGGTACTAAAGTCCTGACATTGGGAATAGCTGGAGTGGGAAAAACAGTCTCTGTACACAAGTTCATTCTTGACTGGGCTGAAGAGAAGTGCAACCAGGACATAGATTTCATCATGTACCTCCCATTTCGAGAGTTAAACTTGATCAAGGATGAAATGTACAGCCTCTCAGAACTTCTTCTTTACTTCCATCAAGAACTCCATGCTGAAGATGAAAAGGagatattaaatgaaaaacataagCTGCTTTTCATACTGGATGGACTGGATGAAAGTAGAATTCCTCTAGATCTTCCTCAGAAGAAGGTGTCTAATATGAATGAGAAGACTACTCTTGATAAATTAATAACTAACCTCATAAATGGAGaattgcttccttctgctctcctctgggtCACTTCGCGACCTGCAGCAGTCAGTAAGATAAATTACCAGTACTTTAACCCTGTTACAGAAATCCGTGGGTTCAACGACCTGCAGAAAaaggagtacttcaggaagagaatcagggATGAAGATCAAGCAAGCACAGTTCTCTCACACATTAAGACTGCAAGAAGCCTTCATATCTTGTGTCACATACCCGTCTTCTGCAGGATCTCAGCCACCGTGCTTCAGAAAATGCTGAAGGATGGTACCGACATGAAAAATTCTCCCACAACTCTGACAGAAATGTATCTACATTTCCTGCTGTTTCTCACAGATCAAAAGACtaagaaatacaacacaaagcaaagcactgACAATGCAGTTCCATCTGAGTTAAAAAGAGCAGAGATGCTGGATATCATGAAGCTTGGAATGTTAGCTTTTCTTCAGCTCCAAAAAGGATGGCTTCTGTTCTATGAGAATGATCTGAAAGAATGTGGCATTGATGTCCATGAAGCTTTAGTATACTCTGGAATTTGTACACAAATCTTTAAACAGGGGGTGAAGATCTACAGCTTTGTGCATTTAAGCTTCCAGGAGTTTcttgctgctgtatttgtgttcctAACATTCAGGGATGAAGGCAACCCACTCCTTAAAACCCTACTGGAGAAAATAATATGGAAGctaaaacacagactgtgtgatcTGCTCAAGACAGCAGTAGATAAGGCCATGACGAGTgaaaatggacacctggaccttttcctccgttTCCTCCTTGGcctctcactggagtccaatcagaagCTCCTGAAGAGTCTACACCCAGAACTGGACATCAAAGAAGAGTGTTTAGAAGAGACTGTGAACTACATCAAGAAAATTATCACAGAAACAAAATCCTTTGAAAAGACTATCAATCTATTCCATTGCTTGAGTGAACTGAAGGACAACTCCCTGACAAGTGAAATACAGAACTTCTTGAACTCAGGAGACCTCTCAACCCAGACACTCTCATCTGCACAGTcttcagctctggtgtttgtgctgctgatgtCAGAGGAAATTCAAGAGAAATTTCAGCTCAAGAAATTCAGGCCATCAGATAAAGGACTGAGGGAACTACTTCCAGTGTTGAAAAATACCAGACATGGTCT actatctggctgtgggctcactgaagagtcttgcaaatctctcacatcagttctacaaacagaaaactccaCACTGCGAGaactggagatgaataataatgacctgcaggattcaggagtagaacagctctgtgctggactgaagagttcacactgtaatctggagattctcag actatctggctgtggtttcactgaagagtcttgcaaatctctcaaatcagttctacaaacagaaaactccacactgagagagctggagatgaataataataacttgCAGGATTCAGGAGTAgaacagctctgtgctggactgaagagttcacactgtaaactggggATTCTCAG actgtctggttgtaTGGTCACAGAGAAAggttgttcttctctggcttcagctctgaggtcaaacccctcccacctgaaagaactggatctgacctacaaccacccaggagagtcaggagtgaacctgctctctgctagactggaggatccccactgcagactggacacacTCAG gttGGAGTACGCAGGGAAGATCAGAATCAAACcaggactaagaaaat atgcgtgtgatctcacactggacccaaacacagcacacagatgtctctttctgtctgaggggaacagaaaggtgacgtgtgtgttGGAACAGCAGCCATATCCtcatcatccagagagatttgatgaATGGaagcaggttgtgtgtagagagagtctgactggacgctgttactgggaagCTGAGTGGAGTCAGGGGTTGTGGGATGgtatatcagtgacatataaaggaatcaggaggaaaggagacagtagtgactgtgtgtttggatgtagtGTAAAGTCCTGGTGTTTGTTCTGTTCTAATAACAGTTACTCTGCCTGTCACAATAATAAGGAAACTGTCATCTCTGCCCCCCCCTGCAGCTctaacagagtaggagtgtatctggactgggcTGCAGgtactctgtccttctacagcgtctctcacacacacacactcacacacttacacacattccactccacattcactgagcccctctatgcagggtttagggtttggTATCCtgactgctcagtgtgtgtgtgtgagctagaataG